A window from Aerococcus sp. Group 1 encodes these proteins:
- a CDS encoding FtsW/RodA/SpoVE family cell cycle protein: MARSRSQRLKKVSQAKSINPTIIALLLALMAMSVAVIFATTYLQFGGGSLKPTLMQIFWYVVSFIAIAFVMQIDKKTFYRFVPVLYGFGIFLLIMVLFFYDRQQYTLFGAKSWFTIGTLSFQPSEIMKFFYILMMSRLVSEYNQRTEALNYDVLPVSKQLKWDFKFIGRMILWTAVPVVLILLQNDFGTTLVFMMIFSGMIFASGVNWRIILTIALIIGTIFAGLLFLVIYNRDLLYHLGFQDYQFARIDSWLAPFENTRRESYQLSQSIKAIGSGQWLGKGFGNFEVYVPVRESDMIFSTIGENFGFIGSSLLIFLYFLLILTMIAIAYESYDSFYIAGTAGIVSMILFHIVENIGMSIGLLPLTGIPLPFISQGGSALLTNMLCMGFVLSIQYNENRSEAEIKQHWLNRLLRKLSGGDRLDQFIWP; encoded by the coding sequence ATGGCACGTTCAAGAAGCCAACGTTTAAAAAAAGTTAGCCAAGCAAAATCCATTAATCCAACTATTATCGCGCTTTTATTAGCCTTGATGGCCATGAGTGTCGCGGTGATTTTCGCTACCACTTATTTACAATTTGGGGGCGGGTCGTTAAAGCCGACGCTGATGCAAATCTTTTGGTATGTGGTTAGTTTTATCGCCATTGCCTTTGTCATGCAGATTGATAAGAAGACCTTCTACCGATTTGTTCCTGTCTTGTACGGTTTTGGAATCTTTCTTTTGATCATGGTCCTATTTTTCTATGACCGTCAACAATATACCTTGTTTGGGGCTAAATCTTGGTTTACCATCGGGACCTTGTCCTTCCAACCGTCGGAAATTATGAAGTTCTTTTACATCTTAATGATGTCGCGCTTGGTCAGCGAATATAATCAAAGAACGGAAGCTTTGAATTATGACGTTTTACCGGTTTCTAAACAGTTAAAATGGGACTTTAAATTTATCGGACGTATGATTTTATGGACCGCAGTACCGGTGGTTTTGATCCTCTTACAGAATGACTTTGGAACGACCCTGGTATTTATGATGATCTTTTCGGGGATGATTTTTGCTTCGGGGGTTAACTGGCGGATTATTCTAACCATTGCTTTGATCATTGGCACCATCTTTGCCGGTTTACTCTTTTTGGTGATTTATAACCGGGACTTACTCTATCACTTAGGTTTTCAAGATTATCAATTTGCCCGGATTGATTCCTGGTTAGCTCCCTTTGAAAATACGCGGCGGGAGTCCTATCAACTGAGCCAAAGTATCAAAGCAATTGGTTCCGGCCAGTGGCTGGGTAAGGGTTTTGGTAATTTTGAGGTCTATGTTCCCGTGAGGGAGTCTGATATGATTTTTTCCACGATTGGTGAAAATTTTGGCTTTATCGGAAGTTCTTTGTTAATCTTCCTTTATTTCTTATTGATCTTAACCATGATTGCCATTGCCTATGAATCCTACGATTCCTTCTATATTGCAGGAACCGCTGGGATCGTTTCTATGATTCTCTTCCATATTGTCGAAAATATTGGCATGTCCATTGGTCTCTTGCCCCTGACAGGAATTCCATTGCCCTTTATTTCGCAAGGGGGATCGGCCTTATTGACCAATATGCTCTGTATGGGCTTTGTCTTGTCCATCCAGTATAATGAAAACCGTAGTGAAGCAGAAATCAAACAACATTGGCTCAATCGCCTATTGCGCAAGTTAAGTGGAGGTGACCGTCTTGATCAGTTTATATGGCCTTAA
- a CDS encoding YihY/virulence factor BrkB family protein, which translates to MKKIKEVLVPIASQSVQDASIGSSAAELAYYALLAIFPMLLLVANIIPLLPFDSAQAVEWITAILPNEIEPLLIPTLKSYLDSTSAGSLSINTILVIWSSSAGFSALQRVLNRVYGNPDHKNAVITRIASFLIAFLLVLSVGVFSLFFVFGETLLQIINNFVPLPLDFVELLLGLKWPVLLVSVFILMLFIYIVVPNQPMTLKYALPGSVTAAIIVLLISSLFGVYVQFAGGSSVQNGTIGVFIALMLYLYLNGMALIVGGLVNTIYYRYKHADTYLDQRIKYKVSLSPDFPHLNDKEIAYSPLKRASKAIQAEALEKNN; encoded by the coding sequence GTGAAGAAAATCAAAGAAGTCTTAGTGCCGATCGCCAGTCAGAGCGTCCAGGATGCCAGTATTGGTAGTTCAGCAGCCGAACTGGCCTATTATGCTTTGTTGGCAATTTTTCCCATGCTACTCTTAGTGGCCAATATTATTCCCTTACTCCCTTTTGATTCAGCACAGGCGGTGGAGTGGATTACTGCCATTCTCCCTAATGAAATTGAGCCTTTGCTGATTCCTACTTTGAAATCCTATTTAGATTCCACCAGTGCCGGGAGTCTTTCAATTAACACCATCTTAGTAATCTGGTCATCCTCGGCCGGTTTCTCCGCCTTACAGCGGGTCTTAAACCGAGTATACGGCAATCCTGACCACAAGAATGCGGTAATTACTCGGATCGCTTCTTTCTTGATTGCCTTTCTCTTAGTCCTGAGTGTGGGCGTCTTCTCGCTCTTTTTTGTCTTTGGGGAGACCTTACTCCAGATCATTAACAATTTTGTTCCCTTACCTTTAGATTTTGTGGAACTACTACTGGGATTAAAGTGGCCAGTGCTCTTAGTTTCAGTTTTTATCTTAATGTTGTTTATCTATATCGTGGTTCCTAACCAACCCATGACCCTGAAATACGCCTTACCTGGATCGGTGACTGCAGCCATTATTGTTCTCTTAATTTCCAGCTTGTTTGGTGTCTATGTCCAGTTTGCCGGGGGTTCTTCGGTTCAAAATGGGACTATTGGAGTCTTCATTGCCTTAATGCTTTACCTGTATTTAAATGGAATGGCGCTCATTGTTGGAGGCCTAGTCAATACCATTTATTACCGCTATAAACATGCGGATACCTATCTCGATCAACGTATTAAGTATAAGGTCAGTTTATCCCCGGATTTCCCTCACTTAAATGATAAGGAAATTGCCTACAGTCCCTTAAAACGGGCCTCCAAGGCGATCCAAGCGGAAGCTTTAGAGAAGAATAACTAA
- a CDS encoding Spx/MgsR family RNA polymerase-binding regulatory protein, which produces MTVLISLYGLKQCSTSRRVEKAFTEAGVDYQFYDIREQVPCKEDIKRALESSDRPKQVFNTSGSAYREKNLKDKIDDLSQEEIVDLLASDGMLIKRPLVTDKEVASTGAKEDTVAYWIEKEGK; this is translated from the coding sequence GTGACCGTCTTGATCAGTTTATATGGCCTTAAGCAATGTTCTACCTCGCGGCGAGTGGAAAAAGCCTTTACTGAGGCCGGTGTTGACTATCAGTTTTATGATATTCGCGAACAAGTGCCGTGTAAAGAAGACATTAAACGGGCACTAGAAAGTAGCGATCGGCCCAAGCAAGTCTTTAACACGTCGGGATCGGCTTACCGGGAAAAGAACTTAAAGGATAAAATTGACGATTTATCTCAAGAAGAAATCGTTGACTTATTAGCGAGTGATGGGATGTTAATTAAACGTCCCTTAGTGACCGACAAGGAAGTAGCAAGTACAGGTGCCAAAGAAGACACTGTGGCATATTGGATAGAAAAAGAAGGGAAGTAA
- a CDS encoding glycine cleavage system protein H, translating into MEKVYTDNGLWLTQTADKQVIIGLSKAGQEEFGDISFINYLVDQDLVAGEAFVSIEAEKAVTDILAPLSGKLVGKNEKAEGTPTDLNSDKDNLNWLVAVEPSSAFDPTTFKPEETK; encoded by the coding sequence ATGGAGAAAGTATACACTGATAATGGTTTATGGTTAACTCAAACAGCGGATAAGCAAGTGATCATTGGCCTGTCTAAGGCTGGTCAAGAAGAATTTGGTGACATTTCCTTTATTAATTATTTAGTCGACCAAGATTTGGTGGCTGGGGAAGCCTTCGTTTCCATTGAAGCGGAAAAGGCAGTAACTGATATCTTAGCGCCTTTGTCTGGTAAGCTAGTCGGCAAAAATGAAAAAGCTGAAGGCACTCCCACTGATCTCAATTCAGATAAGGATAATTTAAACTGGTTAGTAGCTGTAGAACCCAGTTCGGCCTTTGATCCGACTACCTTTAAGCCAGAAGAGACCAAGTAA
- a CDS encoding LURP-one-related/scramblase family protein, translating to MHRLYIKQRIFKITDHYNIKDDQGQVCYRVDEDFKFFGHKVKVSDPQGQPLFEINRKLFKIFSEYQIKFVDGSQVTIKDRLSFFRRKVKISSPDYNLDLKGNFLDNNFALTLDGEKIGSINHKIFAIRDTFVLDVYDEDYEAVMVGLAIALDNMMDNEEAAD from the coding sequence ATGCACCGTTTATATATTAAACAGAGGATTTTTAAAATCACGGACCACTATAATATCAAAGACGACCAGGGTCAGGTCTGTTACCGAGTAGATGAAGACTTTAAGTTTTTTGGCCACAAAGTCAAAGTGTCTGATCCACAAGGTCAGCCGCTTTTTGAGATTAACCGGAAACTTTTCAAAATCTTTTCAGAATACCAGATTAAATTTGTTGATGGCAGTCAAGTGACCATTAAAGACCGGTTGAGTTTCTTTAGAAGAAAGGTTAAAATTTCTAGTCCTGACTATAATTTGGACTTGAAGGGGAATTTCCTAGATAACAATTTTGCGCTTACCCTTGATGGCGAGAAGATTGGTTCAATTAACCATAAAATTTTTGCTATTCGGGATACCTTTGTTCTTGATGTCTATGATGAAGATTATGAGGCCGTGATGGTGGGACTAGCCATTGCCCTAGACAATATGATGGATAACGAAGAAGCTGCTGATTAA
- a CDS encoding gamma-glutamyl-gamma-aminobutyrate hydrolase family protein, which translates to MRIDKVIGITGNDTLNDREWDEFSRDYTPHGYVDGVSRSGNLPIIIPIHSDLRRAEDYIQRIDGLIFTGGQDVHPLMYGEDPAPRLNDIYPKRDYWERALFEAALKYQVPILAVCRGFQLINILLGGTVYQDLSYYPVKDRPAIQHVQKHSRMIYPHHSVTIKEGSEMYRLLGNKDKAQVNSYHHQAIRDLAPKLEATAWAADGVIESYQFGDDNEKHPLLGVQWHPEIMIQNNEEMMPIFEWFSYF; encoded by the coding sequence ATGCGCATTGATAAAGTGATCGGAATCACGGGAAATGACACCCTCAATGACCGGGAATGGGATGAATTTTCCCGGGACTATACCCCCCACGGTTACGTCGACGGGGTCAGTCGGTCAGGGAACCTACCCATCATCATTCCAATCCATAGCGACCTAAGACGCGCTGAAGACTATATCCAGCGAATTGACGGCTTGATATTTACCGGAGGTCAAGATGTTCACCCCTTGATGTATGGTGAAGACCCAGCTCCCCGCTTAAATGATATCTACCCGAAAAGAGACTACTGGGAAAGAGCCCTCTTTGAAGCGGCCCTCAAGTACCAAGTCCCCATCCTTGCCGTTTGTCGGGGCTTCCAACTGATTAATATTTTACTGGGAGGAACAGTTTACCAAGACCTCTCCTATTATCCAGTCAAAGACCGCCCGGCTATCCAACACGTACAAAAACATAGCCGGATGATCTATCCCCACCACTCAGTCACCATTAAGGAAGGTAGTGAAATGTACCGGCTCCTAGGTAACAAAGACAAGGCCCAAGTGAATTCCTACCACCACCAGGCCATCCGTGACCTCGCCCCCAAGTTAGAAGCTACTGCCTGGGCCGCTGATGGAGTCATTGAATCCTACCAATTTGGTGACGACAATGAGAAGCACCCCCTCCTAGGCGTCCAATGGCATCCAGAAATAATGATCCAAAATAACGAAGAAATGATGCCCATCTTTGAATGGTTCTCCTACTTCTAA